The nucleotide sequence ATGTCTGAAAATAGTGGAATTATTTTTTCTACAACAGGACTGAAAATCAGGCATTTTTCTAAAGGCACTACCTGACCCGTAAACTTTTTGAATGGGGAGACCCTTTCTCTTAAGCCGATGATTGTATGTCCATCCTTTCTCCCAAAAGCGAGCTCCAGCTTGCTTCTGTAAAAGTACCTATCCGGAGACGGGGCTATTGGGGTAATTTCAACCTTTTCTACATTTATGCTGCCTATCCTCCTGAGTATCTGGAGTAGATGATTTTCTTTGACCTCAAGCTGTTTTTCATATATCAGGCTTTGTAATGTACAGCCCCCACAAAAACCAAAATGAGGACATTTTGCGTGGGTTCTGAACGAAGATGGCTCTTCAATATTGATAATCTCTCCATAGGCGAAACGTTTTTCTTCTCTTGAAATCTTGACCTCAACCTTGTCACCAATAACCGCATCTGGCACAAAAATGACAAAATTATCCCTTCTGGCAACCCCATAGTTGTTTGGGAGAGCAATATCAATTATTTCGACGGAAAATG is from Pseudomonadota bacterium and encodes:
- a CDS encoding TRAM domain-containing protein; translated protein: MDKSSFSVEIIDIALPNNYGVARRDNFVIFVPDAVIGDKVEVKISREEKRFAYGEIINIEEPSSFRTHAKCPHFGFCGGCTLQSLIYEKQLEVKENHLLQILRRIGSINVEKVEITPIAPSPDRYFYRSKLELAFGRKDGHTIIGLRERVSPFKKFTGQVVPLEKCLIFSPVVEKIIPLFSD